A region of the Apium graveolens cultivar Ventura chromosome 6, ASM990537v1, whole genome shotgun sequence genome:
TGTATATAAATGCAGTAGAAACACAACCTGCAAAATGGTTTGCACAACATTAGAAGAAGTACATGTTATGGTTGGCACTAATTCATGAGCATGAGCTTTTGTCTCTAGTGATGTGTTTATATACACAACATGCAAAGCGGGAGACGACACGGGAGCAGTTGCAAGATAATCCATATATGCAGGACTAGAAGCAGCATCAGCCAAAGAGCAACTAATTTTTTCATCGGACATCCTGTACACGCCAACCTGCAAAATATGTGTCAAAACAACACCATTAGCACAAGCAGCACAACTATAAATCAGTAAGACCTCAAACAATGGTAAGTTAGGCAGTGAAAGTAGTAAATATATACACATTTAAATAAACTTGTACTTCTGACATTAAAACCACACGACATTAATTCATACTATAAACTAAATGTCTGGTTGGAAACTGTGAGAATATAGGAACTTCAAGAACAGAATTGTATCATCAAGTAATTGTATAGATTTGAATTTGTGGGTGGGATTAGGAAATGATCTTACCTCTGGAAATCCAGCTTGATCAAGGATCGCACGCACATTTTCTGACATGAAATCTACTCCCAAAACAGCTATATATTGGCATCCTTCTTTTGCCATTTTCACAGCCATATCAGCCATAACCAATGAGTCAGATATATAAATGTGAGGCCATAGACTCTGTGCAGCAGTCAAAACACCTTGGACTTCAGGGTCCATGTAAAAGTGTGCAACAACACCAATCTTGCTCTCCTTCAGCAAATTGGCAAGCTCCTGAATTTTTGAGTCTTCTGGGAACAGAAATTTTGCCTGCAATTTAGCTATAATGAACTTAGGATATTTAAAATATACCGCACTTCGCACAAGAGATGGCTGTATATTTAAAATACATGACTGGATTATATTTTACATACTTACAAATCTGTATAGTAACAAAATTTGTGCCTTGAACATGTGCTCGAGATGACCATGCAAAGATATTGCAAATCTTATTACAGTCTCATATATTTATCCTTATCCTGATCACAGTGTTCACTTTTCTTATTAATCTTTTTCATTTAATTGCTAGTGTTGCAAATCACTTTTATAATTAACCCTTTCTTCCGTATTTTGTTCAGTATTTTGTTCAGTTCTCTACCCTGAAGCTAAAGACATCGGCAAACAAGTTGATGTAATATAACTAATGCAAGATTCTCAGGTTCAAACAGCACGTGTGCAACCTACAAATACCCTAGGCACGATATTCGCATACTTCAATTAACATCACTACTTATAAACCCTAACCAACATTATAACATACACATGCTATAAAACCAATAAATAATTAATCACACAACAACAAACAATCGAACCTGAGCTTCAGCATAGCTCCCTTTAGCCTGCACACCATCACTCGTAACAACGAGAGAAGGAAACAATTCCCCAAACTTCTTCCCTTCTCGTTCCGCAACCAAAGCCTTAGTCCTCTTCTGCATACTAATCAACACATTATGCCAAGTATTAACCCTAGAATTCTGCAAAGAAGCCAAACTCAGCGGCGCCAAATCATCGGTTTTCAAACTCAAAACCTCCTCCGGCTCCGCTCCATCCAATATCGAAACCAAACACGAACAAAAACCTCGACTAATCTCCGAATCACTATCGGCCTTAAACCTCATCTTTCCATCACAATTTAATTCCGCCACTAACCAAACTTGCGACGTACATCCCATCACTCGATTCGAAACAACTTTCTCGGTCTCATCTAACGATTCTAACGAACTCGCGTAACGTAACAGCAATTTGACTCGGTCAATCGGCTCTAACGCATCAAACTCAGTGATGAGATTGTTTAGCTTGTCAATCGCGAGATCCGTCAGCGGCGGCGGAGACGACGTCACCGCGGAGCAAGACGACGACGAAGACGAATAAAACGACGTCGTTTTGAAATTATGAGGTGTTGTGTGAAGAGATGTGTGGAGAGATTTGAGAGAGATAGGTTTGAAGAAGGGAGAGGGAGAGGGGAGGAAGCGGTTAGGGTTTAGTGAGGAGAGATGGGAGAGATTGGAGAGGAGAGAGGAGAGAGAGGTGGCGTCCATGGCCGGCGGTGGAATTACACGGCGGAGATGCGGtggcgagagagagagagaggagtgCGTTGAAATGTGAGCCGTTGGCGGGGAAAAAGGGGGGAGTATATTAAATATATTGAGAGGATAGGGAAAAAAGCGGGGAGTATTAAAATATTTGGTGGAGGAGAGAAGAATTGAGAGGAATATTAATATGACACGTAGGTTCACGCGCCAAATGTGATTGCGTATCTGAGTCAGGTGACAACTTTGAAAATTGAATGGCTGGCTGACTGATGATGTCTTTCATTCTGTACGGGAGTTCCTTTGTAACAAAGGGTCAAGGTCTCATTTTTTGGGGATCGGGAAATTTTGTGTAAAATTAATCTTGTAGGGTAAACCTATGAAGATTTCATATTTAACTTTTTTTTTAATCGGAGTTAATCTGCCGCCGCTATTTTTTGGGTGCACATTAGATAAATTTTACGGATTTATGTAATAGTCTGCAAATCACGTGAATCAAGATAAACCGTATTTAAGCGATCGGCTCTAATTCAGAAAACATAATTATAAATTCTCCTCCGTAAAATTTAAAACTGTGATAAGAGGATAgtaatttttgattttgatggtTAAAAAGTATTGATTAAATTTACTTTATAGTATACTGTTAAACCTTTTTAAAGTAATAGGGGTGGGATcggagaaaaatattattttagcgaaTTTATTATTTTATCAGGAGTAAAAATATACTGCATATATTATGTTGGTACcgaaaaaaatattattttaataagaTTATCATAtcgattattattttattgagatTCAACTGTAAATAATACGAGTTGGTTCATAAAATTTTGTCTCGAATAATCTGACAGATGACCAGGCGTGTTTTAATTTATGTGTGTATTTGTATGTATTTGATGTCATATTTTATTATTACAAATGTTATCAACTATACATGTTATTTGAGAACCGTTTTGGATGCTAATTCGGACTAGCTAGTATTTTCTTATGATTTTACATTTGTTTGTGTATCTATTTAAACCACAACGTATTTTTTATATAGCAtgaaataaaaatcaaaattcagttCTTTCTAGAACATAATTTTCAATTTATGGAATTCGACTTTGGCTTGTCAACTTGTCCGTTTTTCGTACTGTCTAGTAATCTCAACAGTAGATTTTTATTTCCACtacattttaaaatttaacaaccATAAAATTTGAAAATGGCTGCTGATACGCAAATGCCTGGGGTCCGTTTCGGCTTTCAAGTTTCAACCCTTCTTTTTCTTCATCTTTTTGAAATTGAATACAAGTGCTGGAGCCCCCCATTGTTAGCATCCAAATGGCATTTCTGTTTGTTCGCATCTAAATTCGGATTTGAGTTTGAGGATCTAATCGAAaaaatcatatgaattttatatcAAAGCCTACCGTTCTTGTCAGAAATTATAAAATGGCTACCCGATTTTCACGGGAACTCGTTTTGGCCactataattattatatatatcacttcgataaattttgaaaaaaaaaattgaccTAAAATTTAATTAATCGATGATGGGTTTGTTAGAATATTTAATTACAAAGAAGCATAACGTCCTTTTTGTAACTCAAGTGGGTCACACATCGATTACAATTCTGTTAATTTTTATATAACTTTTTTTCAAGATTTAACCGCGTAATATATATTTTGATATTAGTGATCAAAACAAGACTCCGAGAAGATCGGGTAGCCACTTTTTGACAAAGAAAGGTGGGCACTTTGATATAAAACCCTACTTTTATTACATCTCTTCgtcaaaatcaaaatcaaaataaaattccAAAAACATAGTACATCTTTATGTAACAATGGAGAAGAAATTTTCGGACCAATAGCTTGTCAAGTGTTTATAACTAGGAAAGGTAAGAGCCTAAGATCTATAAACAAGACGGGGTAAGAGGAAGTTAAAAATTTCTACAATCTTCATATTTACAAAGACAAATACATCTCTTCTTCAGTACAAAGAAATGAACTATGTTCTTTTGGTACACAACACAAGGTCGATCtaataataagattcaaaattaTTCTCCTCCTATAGTTCCATTTGAGCATGCTTGTTGTTATGCTCTAGATTAAGATGTCCTGTTACTGTCCCTTGCaaagaaggaagaagaatgaAGAGCCAGGAGCTCTCTAAACCATACTCTCATGCTATATATGTTAAGATCTCCTGATATTGTCCTTGCTGAAGAATGGATGCCTTAAAGCTTCACGAGCTGTTAACCTCTCTGAAGGATCATATCTTAGCAGTCCTTGCAGGAGATGTATAAGGTCACCAGCAGAATGATCTACATGTTGCATGATTAAGTTCTGCGATATGAGACATTCCTGGTTATCGACATGATCTTGTGAGCAATATCAATAAAAGACTACTATAAGATCGAAGATCAAAAGAACCTGCAGGCGAGGTAACTTATTTACAGCTTTGATGCTATCTCTAGAGGCAGCTCCTTCAGGCCAGTCCAGCTTGCCTCTTCTGACATATTTCTCGGCGTGCCGGCTAAACATTAATGGACAAAAGTAACTATAAAATTTGACATCCTGCAAACATTTTGGGAAGGAAACTACTTATCATCTAGAGTTGGGCAACCTACTCTACTCTCTTTAACATGTGCTGTGGCAGTGGACCAAGGACCCTCTCCATCATTGCAAGGTGTTCCAAATTCTCATGTGTTTGGAACAACGCATCACCCTAAACGATGTTGTCAAACTTCATCAATTATCCAAAGATGGTTGTTTATCACCAAAAGATGGCAATATTAGAAGTTAGCTTACCGAGCAAAGTTCAACCAAGATACAGCCAACACTCCAAACATCACAAGGGTAACTCCACCCAAGTCCTATAGCGACAAAATATTGTTGAAACAAACCCTCCGATGGAACTAAGCTAAACCAGAGAAGAACATAAAGTTGACTTCAAACACGTGCCGGAAATACAACTGACCTAAAATGACTTCTGGGGCACGGTAATGCCTCGTTGATACAATGTAAGATTGATCCTGCCGGCCATGGGTTGTGCTGCCGAAATCAATAACTTTGATGGCACTTGATTTTGGAACCCTCTTACTATATGAACTATCCTTCGCAGATCTTGAAGAACCCTGTAAAATATTTACGAGTTATGCCAGAATTTATATAAGTTCCTAATACGGAGATTAACCAGTAGATATGCGGTGAATCAAATAATGTTCCCCATATTGTACCCTGTAGTCTGGAACTCTAATGTACTCGGGAGAAATAAGAAGTATGTTCTCAGGCTTTAAGTCTGTATGTATAAGGCGCAATTCATGCATGACTGCACATGTATAAGCATAGGAATATTATTATCACATAAATTAGTAAGATGATAAAAATCAGAGCAGTCACCTACTTATAAGATGCTTTGACACAATTTTTTACTAAAAATAAATAACTTGTAAATCTAAAGTTGTTATGATATATCTCATAGCTGTAGTCtttataaaacaaaacaaaacaattGAAAAGTTGGCATAAGTATTTACTACACACATGCTACACTGTCCAGCAGTTGTCTGCCAATCTCCCGGACAATATCGATGGGAAAGGATTGATAACTGTTTTTCCGTAGAAAATCGTATAAGCTTGGCCCAAGCTTCTCAAAGACCTGTTAAGACCATTTAAATTCATCCAAAGATCTTAACCCCCGTTGCTATATTACCCAGTTGAGATTCATTAATCCACCAAATTATCATTATATGTACTTACAATACAGATATGGTTACGATAGTCAAACCAGTTCCTTATTTGCACACAGCTGCACGGAATAAACCAATTTAACACCAAACACAATTTACAAATGGAACAAATTACAATAAGCATCTACAGTTTGTCAAAACAAATCAGATTGAACTTACCAGTTGCCCCCTTTTTCATTTTTACCAAGCTGTTGCAGCACATCAACTTCAATCATTGCCGCTTCCCGATATTTTTCAACACCTCGGACAACTTTAATGGCTACCATTTCTTCCCCCTCTTTGTCCCAGCATTCTAGAACTTGACCAAAGGTACCTTCACCCATCTTGCTGTGAATCTTATCTGTAAAAGTCCCATTTAAAAAGGAACACAAGAACACATTCAGAAACAAATATTGATTAATCGAAACAAGAAACACAATATCTATATTGTGGAGAAGGTAGTTACAGCGAGATGTTAGATTATCTCCAACAGCAAACACATAATGCCCATCTTTGTCATCTTCTCGCCACGGGGGAGAGTCATTCCGAGCCACTTCCTTCAAAGACAATGAATTAGTATTCTCTGTAGGTATTCCTGAGGAAAAGCTTGTGAAATTTGCAACTTCTTGCGCACAAAACAATTCAAGCTGAGCCTGCACCAAGGAATAAACAATTAGACATACATATATTGCTCAATACGAAATTAGATCTTCATCCCTCCTTAATACCTTCAAATATTTAACATACACTATGGCACCAATCATCTATCATAACAACTATTCATACAGAATAGCTTTCAAAATAATAATTCAATTCCTAAAACAAGGTACAAATCATTACACCCTCCTTCCAAAAAGTAACAAGTTTCTATACCAACATAATTGATAAACCAAGATAGTAAATCAAACAGCGTATAAAACCCTCTAAGTTTTTGAGTACAAAACAAGAAATAACCACTACTGATGTCCCAACAATACCTAAAGTCAAATGATTAAGTCATCTTCGACCTCAAAACTAAACCAATCAAACACAGAAAGATTTTGTATTTAGTATAAAACCAGAAACACCCTCTAATTGCATGCCATTAATACCTATGTTCAAACAATTAGGTCATCTTCCACCCCAAAATTAAGCCAATCGAACATAAAAAGATTCAGTAAAGAGTAAATCACACATCTCCCCTGCTAGTAAAAAAACCAAACAGAATCTCTCTCCCCACCAATCACcctctctccatctctctctctcccccacCAACCACCCTCTCTCTCTACCCaatctctctctccccccccaatctctctctctctccctctttcTCCCTCTCCCCGTCTCTATCTCCCCCAATCTCTCTCTCCCCCACCAACCAACCACCcaccctctctctccctctctccatCTCTCTCCCCCACCAACCCCAACCaccctctctctccctccctcaaTATGAACATATAATTGTACAAAAAAAAACAATCACAATATCTCTATACAATCAACACGAATCATACCCAACTCACACACAGAGATCAATACAAACATACAAATTAAGAAGAACAAGTCAATCAATCAAATCAGATCTGAAACAATTAAATCGAGGAGAAAATTAGAATACCATAGAGGGATGAGGGAGAGGAGCAACATCCCAGCCCAAACGCTGTCGTTTTCGCGGTCGACGATCCATGTTGGTGTGTGGAAAATCGATCATACGCTCCGTCTCCATTATCGATCGGAAAATTAATaacgaatttaataataataaaaatcaaaatattcAACGCTCAGAGATTATAAACCGCAAGATTATCAAGGGAGAAAAATAGAGGGGATGTGTGTTGTATATATAGGCGGAGCGGATAAGAGCGGTGTGTTCTAAATTGGATCGGAGTCTCGAGACCTAGCCCTAATATAAATACGGATGGGCTTAAAGTAAATTTATTCATATTGGGCTTTTTGAAATCGTAGACAGCCCATGTTTGAATAAGTCTATTTTATTGTTTTTTggataatttttatattatataattttttgaatttaatttgaagtgGAAATTTTAAGTAacaaaatttatttaattaacattttaataatatgatttgataataatTAAAAATACACATATGGGGTATAAGTTAgtgatattttaatttaaaaaagtAATGTAAGGAttgaaatttataattttattgatgTTTAAAGgtattttgataaaatataattatgttTAAATTAAAACTCATAtcaatataataatatatataaattatctTAGAGATCGTTTGGTTGACAATAAAACACCCAGGAACTTAGGAACTTGAAATAGCTGGGAAATGTCATTTGATAGAGTTGTTTGGTTAACACAAGGAAGGGAAGTTGAACTTACTTGAAAGATTGAATATCCATGAAACATGAAAAGTTGTTCACCAGCCTCCCCTTGATAACTTACACTTCACATTGGTGAGTAAGTACCATGTATCAAACAAAGAACATTTCCGATTAAGTtagtttaatttgtgtaatccCGGATCAATGATAAaagtacatattattttattttgcaGGCCTGATTATTTTCTTattataattttgatttattacgAATCAATTGTATAATTCTTTTAACCCATATGAGCTATATTGATTATATTAGTTCGACGCTATTATACCGCGACAAAAGAAtcaactttatttttattttattaaaatagcATGTATGTTATAGAATTTAAAGAAAACATATAATTTATACAAATCCAAACATTGTACATGCAAATGAACTATAAAATTTTAGTATTTTGGCTATTAGGGTCGGATTCCTATTTTTCAACACTTATAAACCTATATTATACCTACCAATAAATTAGAtacattttaattttattttagcccgaatcaattaatataaaaattatgttTAGTTTAAATTTAATTTTGGTTTTAACATAGATTAATAATATACATTATGTTTTAGCCACATACCTTTTTATATCTACCAAATTCAGCTAATTACATctattttgtttttaattttaatttagttCGGTTAATATTATTTGGTTTTAAATTGAATAAATgacatattttattttattttagcataATAACATTATATCGATTAACGAATTACCTTTCAAATTTTGATTTTGTTTCTTACCCGATTCAATAATATATTTTTCTTAGTCAAATCAGTTGTATTTATCATTTTGTTTTAGTACGaggaatcaaatctttgttttaGGTTCAGGTAGGGGTGTAATCTAGCCGAGCCGAGTCGAATAATGCGAGGCTTGGCTCGAACTCGATTAAAATAGTTCGggttcgagctcgagctcgagcgAGCCTTTAATTTCAAGTTCGAAATTCGGCTCGTAAAAGGTTCAGTAGGTTCGAGTTCGACTCGAAATCTCGAATTAATTCactaaatattaaaaaaataattgaaatatgATCGGTTCGACTCGAGTTCGGTTCGAGTTCGACtcgataaaaataaataatatatactaaataataaatatttacataaatatatatttataataaaaaaattaaaaataatagaggCTCGATAAGGCTCGCGAACCTTACGAGTCGAATAATTtaaagctcgagctcggctcggttaAAAATTCGAAAAGCTCGAGCTCAAGCTCGGCTCGATTATTTTCGAGCCGAGTTCAAATTTTTTACGAGCCGAACTCGAGTAGCTCACGAACAGTTTGGCTCGTTTACACCCTTGGGTTCAGGCACGTCATATCAATCAAATTCGGCTAATCATACTtagttttttgtttaattttatttcagTACGGGAagaatattattttgttttaagcTAAATTGTTAATatgaattattttattttatcccgATGACATTGTATCGATGAAacgattttttttttcaaatttttattttatttgagctgggactttattattttattttagcccgaacTCGCGAATCCAACCAACTATATAtcgtttatttttattttttaattaagtATAATTTTGTTAAGCCTGACCCTCgttaaattaatatattatttagTTTAAACCAAATTATAATTATGTTGTCAATGTTCATCTATTTATGAAgatgttttattttaaataacaTTACTATCACTACCAAATCAAACTTTattgtttcgtctttaatataatagtatagatagattTTGAGAGGTTTCTCTACAAGTAATTTTTTGGGGAAAATTCGTTATTTATAATTTATTGCAGAAATTTGACTTTTAAatttatttgcaaaaatacgattTTGTACCTAAATGCAATAAAAAACatgtataatatttttttataaacaaCGTTATAAAAGTTATATTGGGTCGCTTTTTGATTATTACTTTTTGATTTATCCTACAGCCTGAAACTAAAATTTGactaaaaatcatattttttttttGACGAAGACTAAAAATCATATTGAACTTGTCAAATTTGTGTTAAGTTAGGATAATCCTATTGGACTTGTCAAATTTGTCATTAGAGCCGGCCCCTGTCTCTTTAAAGATGTGGCAAGACCTTGTGTTAAGTCTATTTAACAAGttccttataaatattataaaatattaactctcagtgatttaagacatgattttgaatttGAACTCCAACAATAATTCTTATTTTCATTccttattattataataataataaatttgaatgAGATATGAAAGGAAGAGAGAGAAAAGAACTTAAAAGAAGAGAGAAatcaattatttattaacaaaaatgaAATAAGGGATAACTTGTGATTCCTTAAATACAAGGGATGAGAGAGTTGTCTTATGGTGCGTTTGGTATTGTTGTTGCAGACAACAACCAGTTTTTCGCTGAAAAACAGTTAACAAATTAGTAAAACCTCTGTAAATTAAtactcgattaattaataatctctctaaattaataattttgtccggtcccgacttgggccagttcaaaaaatgatcaatttcgataagataataagataataatttttttgaaaactctgtataaaaatatggtcccaataaaactataaattaataattcccttatattcataaaaatatagctattacatttttgtaaaatatgattcaattgtagtttgctttttcatataatttaaatcaacatgaAGCTCATCTCTAATCTTCCTTATTGCATCAAAAACTCGGGTGTGGTGCTTTCATGTTGCATCAAAAAGTTATTAAGCATTTTTGATGCCTTGAGTGCTTCTTTACGTGTAACCGGCTCCAACGGTGTTGTATCGTCTTCAAGATCATCTTCAACACTATTCTCAAGGATGGTGTTTGCAATCTCTTCTATACTCTATGAATATTTTctatgtaaaatacaatgaatttaacttatacactacatggactttgaatctaatatattgtacattacattgactttctaaatttatatacattgaattaattgaattaagtataaaatataaattgtacaattcattttatttaaatttatgtgaataaaaatttaatcaaaagttaattttgtttgctatcgaaaattctctataaattaataattattaatttatcgattaattaatacctctctaaattaatagaattctccggtcccaactatattaatttatagaggttttactgttgtttggtaaaatttaaaagctgtTTTTCAGAAAGTGTTTTTAGCCTAAGAGAAAACAAGTCCCTCCATGATTTAAAAAAAAGCTACTTTTCAGCTGTTGCGGGAAACAAatgctaatttaaccatcaaaCCTTATCAAAaacatcattatttttaattttttgcaaaaaaaatataCGTATCAAAAAAACTACCAAACATTCATCTAACAACAACACTTTTTCCAGCAACATTTTAcactttttctaacagcacaacaatttttaacagtAATCCCAAACAGAACATTAGTGATATAAGGAAACATTAAGACACCGTGAAAGTGCATTTTTTGTCACATTTCTTATATTTGGAGTTAAGATCATGTTTAAGGGAGCTGTTGAACTTGGTTAGCCTGGTGTGCTTCTCCAAAAATGTGTTGAATTAGACCATGACAGATGAAATATTGTTACTTAACCAACTCATCTTCAAATTGCAACTCCAGTTTGTTACCATTTGTAATGTACCTGTAACATGATCAGCCACTGGTGTGCTAAGCTCACCATTCCATCATCTGCATTCGCCAATACTCAAGCCTATA
Encoded here:
- the LOC141665896 gene encoding serine/threonine-protein kinase AFC2-like; amino-acid sequence: METERMIDFPHTNMDRRPRKRQRLGWDVAPLPHPSMAQLELFCAQEVANFTSFSSGIPTENTNSLSLKEVARNDSPPWREDDKDGHYVFAVGDNLTSRYKIHSKMGEGTFGQVLECWDKEGEEMVAIKVVRGVEKYREAAMIEVDVLQQLGKNEKGGNCCVQIRNWFDYRNHICIVFEKLGPSLYDFLRKNSYQSFPIDIVREIGRQLLDSVAFMHELRLIHTDLKPENILLISPEYIRVPDYRGSSRSAKDSSYSKRVPKSSAIKVIDFGSTTHGRQDQSYIVSTRHYRAPEVILGLGWSYPCDVWSVGCILVELCSGDALFQTHENLEHLAMMERVLGPLPQHMLKRVDRHAEKYVRRGKLDWPEGAASRDSIKAVNKLPRLQNLIMQHVDHSAGDLIHLLQGLLRYDPSERLTAREALRHPFFSKDNIRRS
- the LOC141666520 gene encoding quinolinate synthase, chloroplastic; its protein translation is MDATSLSSLLSNLSHLSSLNPNRFLPSPSPFFKPISLKSLHTSLHTTPHNFKTTSFYSSSSSSCSAVTSSPPPLTDLAIDKLNNLITEFDALEPIDRVKLLLRYASSLESLDETEKVVSNRVMGCTSQVWLVAELNCDGKMRFKADSDSEISRGFCSCLVSILDGAEPEEVLSLKTDDLAPLSLASLQNSRVNTWHNVLISMQKRTKALVAEREGKKFGELFPSLVVTSDGVQAKGSYAEAQAKFLFPEDSKIQELANLLKESKIGVVAHFYMDPEVQGVLTAAQSLWPHIYISDSLVMADMAVKMAKEGCQYIAVLGVDFMSENVRAILDQAGFPEVGVYRMSDEKISCSLADAASSPAYMDYLATAPVSSPALHVVYINTSLETKAHAHELVPTITCTSSNVVQTILQAFTEVPNLTVLYGPDSYMGANIAELFRQMTVMTDEEISEIHPKHNRNSIKSLLPRLHYFQDGTCIVHDIFGSEVVKRINDMYCDAFLTAHFEVPGEMFSLAMEAKRRGMGVVGSTQNILDFIKQKVQEALDRNVSDHLQFVLGTESGMVTAIVALVRKMLASVDSSSKSKVSIEIVFPVSSESVTTTSCSSPQGISLTEVGDFMKVPIIPGVASGEGCSINGGCASCPYMKMNSLASLLKVCQHLPNNSDRLSAYEAARFSLRTPNGKLISDVGCEPILHMRHFQASKKLPEKLISQIHNRSNNGKPVSFS